The Gammaproteobacteria bacterium genome has a window encoding:
- the glmM gene encoding phosphoglucosamine mutase has product MSKRYFGTDGIRGRVGQHPMTPEFVLKLGWAAGRVLAAGGRHMVLIGKDTRISGYMLESALEAGLSAAGVNINLLGPMPTPGIAYLTRTLRASAGIVISASHNPYYDNGLKFFSHEGLKLPDSVEAEIEARMDEPMKLVPPDQLGKAERLVDAAGRYIEFCKRTIPFTTALRGEKIVVDCAHGATYHVAPAVFEELGADVVALGTEPDGLNINEDCGAVAPAALCAAVLEHQADAGVAIDGDGDRLIMVDHRGEVLDGDELLYIIANAKQQEGSLGGGVVGTLMSNLGLEQALAAAAIPFDRAAVGDRYVLEMLQRKGWLLGGESSGHIISLDRTTTGDAIVSALQVLHVMVATSRTLHEVKAGMTKCPQTLINVPIVESFNVRTSGSVQQAVAAAERDLGESGRVLLRASGTESLVRVMVEGRDVERVRQIAERIAASVRDAARQATSSGTVAPAARIA; this is encoded by the coding sequence ATGAGCAAGCGCTATTTTGGCACGGACGGTATTCGTGGGCGTGTCGGCCAGCATCCGATGACCCCGGAATTCGTGCTCAAGCTGGGCTGGGCGGCCGGTCGCGTGCTCGCGGCCGGTGGTCGACACATGGTGTTGATTGGCAAGGACACGCGCATTTCCGGTTACATGCTGGAGTCGGCGCTGGAGGCGGGATTATCGGCCGCCGGCGTGAATATCAACCTACTGGGCCCCATGCCGACACCCGGTATTGCCTATCTAACCCGCACCTTGCGCGCGTCAGCCGGCATCGTAATCAGCGCGTCGCACAATCCGTATTACGACAACGGCCTGAAATTCTTCTCTCACGAGGGGCTGAAGCTGCCGGACTCGGTCGAGGCCGAGATCGAAGCGCGCATGGATGAGCCCATGAAGCTCGTGCCGCCGGACCAGCTGGGCAAGGCCGAGCGGCTGGTGGACGCGGCGGGCCGTTATATTGAGTTTTGCAAGCGCACAATCCCCTTCACCACGGCGCTGCGTGGCGAAAAAATCGTCGTCGACTGCGCACACGGCGCCACCTATCACGTCGCGCCGGCCGTGTTCGAGGAACTCGGCGCGGATGTTGTGGCGCTGGGAACCGAGCCTGATGGCCTGAATATCAATGAAGACTGCGGGGCAGTCGCGCCCGCGGCTTTGTGCGCGGCAGTGCTGGAACATCAGGCGGACGCCGGTGTAGCCATTGATGGCGACGGCGATCGACTCATCATGGTGGATCATCGCGGCGAGGTGCTGGACGGTGACGAACTCCTTTACATCATCGCGAACGCCAAGCAGCAGGAGGGGTCCCTGGGCGGCGGTGTGGTCGGCACATTGATGTCCAACCTGGGCCTGGAGCAGGCGCTCGCCGCGGCCGCCATACCCTTCGACCGCGCGGCGGTCGGCGATCGATACGTGCTGGAGATGCTGCAACGGAAAGGGTGGCTGCTTGGCGGGGAGTCGTCGGGCCACATCATCAGTCTGGACCGAACCACCACCGGTGACGCCATCGTCTCGGCCTTGCAGGTGCTGCACGTAATGGTCGCGACGTCCCGCACGCTGCACGAAGTCAAGGCCGGGATGACCAAATGCCCCCAGACGCTTATCAATGTACCGATCGTGGAGTCCTTCAATGTGCGGACATCGGGGTCGGTCCAGCAGGCTGTAGCGGCGGCCGAACGCGATCTCGGAGAGAGCGGGCGCGTCTTGTTGCGCGCCTCTGGCACTGAGTCCCTGGTGCGGGTGATGGTTGAAGGGCGCGATGTAGAGCGCGTGCGGCAGATCGCCGAACGCATCGCCGCAAGC
- the ftsH gene encoding ATP-dependent zinc metalloprotease FtsH, with protein MNDMVKNLILWAVIAVVLMSVFNNFSPRNTGPTALSYSEFIGEVKSGNVERVEIDDRTVSGQTVSGENFTTYTPPDDPQLINDLLANGVEIEASPPDQRSLLVDILISWFPMLLLIGVWIFFMRQMQGGGGGRGAMSFGKSKARLMGEDQVKLNFSDVAGVEEAKEEVVELVEFLRDPGKFQKLGGKIPRGVLMVGSPGTGKTLLAKAIAGEAKVPFFSISGSDFVEMFVGVGASRVRDMFAQAKKHAPCIIFIDEIDAVGRQRGAGLGGGHDEREQTLNQLLVEMDGFEGNEGIIVIAATNRPDVLDPALLRPGRFDRQVVVPLPDVRGREQILKVHMRKVPIADDVRADLIARGTPGFSGADLANLVNEAALFAARANKASVEMAEFERAKDKIIMGAERKSMVMSEDEKKLTAYHEAGHAIVGRLVPEHDPVYKVSIIPRGRALGVTMFLPEDDRYSYSKQRLESQLSSLFGGRIAEELIFGAERVTTGASNDIERATEIGRNMVTRWGLSSKMGPLAYSEERGEVFLGHSVTQHKTLSDETAHAIDEEVRRIIDSNYKRAERLLKDNVETLHNMAQALMKYETIDTEQINDIMAGREPRPPRDWRDDEPGSGSAAGKQADKPKPDGKEGGKIGGPASSH; from the coding sequence GGTCCCACCGCGCTTTCCTATTCCGAGTTCATCGGCGAAGTCAAGAGCGGCAACGTGGAGCGCGTGGAGATCGACGATCGCACCGTCAGCGGTCAAACCGTGTCCGGCGAAAACTTTACCACGTACACGCCGCCCGACGATCCGCAGCTGATCAACGATCTGCTGGCCAACGGGGTGGAAATTGAGGCCAGTCCGCCCGACCAGCGCTCCTTGCTGGTCGATATCCTCATCAGCTGGTTCCCTATGCTGTTGCTGATCGGTGTGTGGATCTTCTTCATGCGTCAGATGCAGGGCGGCGGTGGCGGACGCGGCGCCATGTCGTTCGGCAAGAGCAAGGCGCGCCTCATGGGTGAGGATCAGGTCAAGCTGAACTTCAGCGATGTCGCCGGTGTGGAAGAAGCGAAAGAAGAGGTCGTCGAACTGGTCGAATTCCTGCGCGATCCCGGCAAGTTCCAGAAGCTGGGTGGCAAAATCCCGCGCGGCGTGTTGATGGTCGGCTCGCCAGGCACCGGCAAGACCCTGCTGGCGAAGGCGATCGCGGGCGAGGCAAAAGTGCCGTTTTTCAGCATCTCGGGTTCCGACTTCGTCGAGATGTTTGTGGGCGTGGGCGCCTCTCGCGTGCGCGACATGTTCGCGCAGGCCAAGAAGCACGCACCCTGCATTATCTTTATCGACGAGATCGACGCCGTCGGTCGTCAGCGTGGCGCGGGTCTGGGCGGCGGTCACGACGAGCGCGAGCAGACCCTGAACCAGTTGCTGGTGGAGATGGACGGCTTCGAAGGCAACGAGGGCATTATTGTCATCGCGGCCACCAACCGTCCCGACGTGCTCGACCCGGCGCTGTTGCGGCCGGGGCGTTTCGATCGTCAGGTCGTGGTGCCGTTGCCAGATGTGCGTGGCCGCGAGCAGATCCTTAAAGTCCACATGCGCAAGGTGCCGATCGCCGATGACGTACGGGCTGATCTGATCGCGCGTGGCACGCCCGGGTTCTCCGGCGCGGATCTCGCCAATCTGGTTAACGAGGCGGCGTTGTTCGCGGCGCGCGCCAACAAGGCGTCGGTGGAGATGGCTGAATTTGAGCGCGCCAAAGACAAGATCATCATGGGCGCCGAGCGCAAGTCCATGGTGATGAGCGAGGATGAGAAAAAACTCACGGCATATCATGAGGCGGGACACGCGATCGTCGGGCGGCTGGTGCCGGAGCACGATCCCGTCTACAAGGTCAGCATCATCCCGCGTGGGCGCGCGCTGGGTGTAACCATGTTTCTGCCCGAGGACGATCGATACAGTTACAGCAAGCAGCGTCTGGAGAGCCAGTTGTCCAGTCTGTTCGGGGGACGCATCGCCGAAGAACTGATCTTCGGCGCCGAGCGTGTGACGACCGGCGCCTCCAACGATATCGAGCGCGCCACCGAGATCGGCCGTAACATGGTGACGAGGTGGGGCCTGTCGAGCAAGATGGGCCCGCTCGCATACAGCGAAGAACGCGGCGAGGTGTTTCTGGGCCATTCGGTAACGCAGCACAAGACTTTGTCGGACGAAACCGCGCATGCAATAGACGAAGAGGTGCGCCGGATTATCGATTCGAATTATAAGCGTGCGGAGCGGTTGCTAAAAGACAACGTCGAAACGCTGCACAACATGGCGCAGGCGTTGATGAAATATGAAACCATCGACACCGAGCAGATCAACGACATCATGGCGGGCCGTGAACCGCGACCACCCCGCGACTGGCGCGACGACGAGCCGGGATCGGGCAGCGCGGCGGGCAAGCAAGCGGACAAGCCAAAACCGGACGGCAAGGAAGGCGGCAAGATCGGCGGGCCCGCCAGCTCGCATTAA